The window GTCGTAGGCTAGTTTTGCCTGCGCTATTTCGCCACAGGTGCGCTTTCAGCGCGCTGTCATCATTGGGTTTTTCCGCCAGTCATCCGTTCAAATGCTTCATTGGTGCGAACGATGAAACGGTCATTGTCCCGCAATACGAAAAATACCCCGATGCCATGCTTCTGGGCATAGTCCCAACCCCGTTCAGGACCGAGAATGAGCAACAGCGTCGATAGTCCATCGGCCATCAACGCCGAAGGATGAATCACCGTGACTGACGCGAGGTTGTGTAGGACCGGTGCACCGGTGCGCGCATCAAAGGTGTGGGAATAACGCCTGCCGCCCTGTTCGAAATATTTGCGGTAGTCGCCCGAGGTGGAAACCCCGTAGCCGTTGACCTCGATGACGCGCTCAGCCACCCGCCGGTCGTCCCGGGGTTCTTCCAGGGCGATACGCCAGGCGGCACCATCGGGTTTGCGTCCGGCGGCCTTGAGTTCGCCAGTGACCTCGGCCAGATAGCTGTCGATGCCCAAGGCCTTGAACCGGCTGGCGATCCGGTCGACGGCATAACCGGCGGCGATAC is drawn from Pseudomonas rhizophila and contains these coding sequences:
- a CDS encoding FAD:protein FMN transferase, whose product is MGLVVLLGVLSGCGNGDTLERFDGPTMGSHYSIQYVRHSAAPGPKAVRAEVESILAEVDRLFSTYRSDSDIERFNALPANSCQIMLGPVLELIRVGEQLSSQSDGSFDLTVEPLLNLWGFGPQSRAEKVPTAEALAQVRQRVGHAHLRIDGDRLCKDAAVEVDFNSIAAGYAVDRIASRFKALGIDSYLAEVTGELKAAGRKPDGAAWRIALEEPRDDRRVAERVIEVNGYGVSTSGDYRKYFEQGGRRYSHTFDARTGAPVLHNLASVTVIHPSALMADGLSTLLLILGPERGWDYAQKHGIGVFFVLRDNDRFIVRTNEAFERMTGGKTQ